In Geminicoccaceae bacterium, a single window of DNA contains:
- a CDS encoding YfdX family protein, which translates to MSKNRILASALVAGLMSATAIALPVHATDASAGPVDKVAEATKPKDETNESLLKLSNEGFQAMRGIRAARIAIFNGQTDVAAKMLTEAKDSLDLAVKNAPDFAIKSQVSIGGKVVNTSNDDGKVDLVPVDAELMVADNYIDSPEKQSHIATANEHIKNGDHKKALEELKLGNIDVSYMRVLMPLQATQKHVDDAITMMNEKKFYEANLVLKAAEAGYQYDTIVLEGQPATTTGNGDTADSAKAASDNAKTSAQ; encoded by the coding sequence ATGTCTAAAAACAGGATTCTTGCTTCAGCACTGGTCGCGGGATTGATGTCCGCAACGGCGATAGCGCTTCCTGTCCATGCGACAGACGCAAGCGCCGGGCCGGTCGACAAGGTGGCCGAAGCGACAAAACCCAAGGATGAAACCAACGAAAGCCTGCTGAAACTGTCGAATGAGGGCTTTCAGGCGATGCGCGGCATCCGGGCCGCGCGGATAGCCATATTCAACGGACAGACGGACGTTGCCGCCAAGATGCTCACGGAGGCCAAGGATTCTCTTGATCTTGCCGTCAAGAATGCTCCCGACTTCGCGATCAAGAGCCAGGTTTCGATTGGCGGGAAGGTCGTCAACACCAGCAATGACGATGGAAAAGTCGACCTTGTTCCCGTCGATGCGGAACTCATGGTCGCCGACAATTACATCGACAGTCCCGAAAAGCAGTCGCACATCGCCACCGCCAACGAGCATATCAAGAACGGCGATCACAAGAAGGCCCTTGAGGAACTCAAGCTCGGCAATATCGACGTCAGCTACATGCGCGTGCTGATGCCGCTGCAGGCGACCCAAAAGCATGTTGATGATGCGATCACGATGATGAACGAAAAGAAATTCTACGAGGCGAATCTGGTACTGAAAGCTGCCGAAGCGGGCTATCAGTATGATACCATCGTTCTCGAGGGTCAGCCGGCTACCACGACTGGTAATGGCGACACGGCCGACAGTGCAAAGGCCGCGAGCGACAACGCAAAAACCAGCGCCCAGTAA
- a CDS encoding acyltransferase, with translation MSGRHHTWPDLAKGLSIVIVVYGHAVVGVTADIPIDPGLYALLMKPLSQFRMPLFLFVSGLFAANALKRSWPEFVDRTLLQLIYVFVLWNLLQYGSRMAFAGFANHPVDPTILLRFPIDPLNVTWFIWALIVYNVICRAWQGHSHIVLFAVATFLALDPIEGVTYALEQTTRFFVFFLAGTAMSSWLLGRDWKVKGWHVGLSIPAYFIGSALFLQTGLAEHAAAILAMRCAGITSIILLCMWFAGKFQCTSLAWLGRNSIAIFVMHTIVTAGARELLLRTGLTDNFIVLVMAAWIAGVVVPLALKVALDRLGVPWLFRRPSWFRLPRREPAMTQTHANTTGNIPMTG, from the coding sequence ATGTCTGGCCGGCACCACACCTGGCCCGATCTGGCCAAGGGCCTTTCCATCGTCATAGTCGTCTATGGTCACGCAGTTGTCGGTGTAACAGCCGATATCCCCATCGATCCGGGGCTTTACGCCCTGCTGATGAAGCCGCTCAGCCAGTTCCGCATGCCCCTTTTCCTTTTCGTGTCGGGACTCTTTGCAGCAAACGCCCTCAAGAGAAGCTGGCCGGAATTCGTGGATCGCACGCTGTTGCAGCTCATCTATGTCTTTGTACTGTGGAACCTGCTGCAATACGGATCCCGGATGGCCTTTGCAGGCTTTGCCAACCACCCGGTCGATCCCACCATCCTTCTGCGCTTCCCAATCGATCCGCTCAACGTAACGTGGTTCATCTGGGCCCTCATCGTCTACAACGTGATCTGTCGGGCATGGCAGGGACATTCCCACATCGTGCTGTTCGCCGTTGCCACGTTTCTTGCGCTCGACCCCATCGAAGGAGTGACTTATGCGCTTGAGCAGACAACACGTTTCTTCGTGTTCTTCCTCGCGGGGACGGCCATGTCATCCTGGTTGCTCGGCCGCGACTGGAAGGTGAAAGGCTGGCATGTGGGCTTGTCGATACCGGCCTATTTCATCGGTTCGGCACTCTTCCTCCAGACGGGACTGGCGGAACATGCCGCAGCCATCCTCGCGATGCGATGCGCGGGCATCACGTCGATCATCCTGCTTTGCATGTGGTTCGCCGGGAAATTCCAATGCACCAGCCTCGCATGGCTGGGACGCAACTCGATCGCGATTTTCGTCATGCACACGATCGTCACGGCCGGAGCCCGTGAGCTGCTGTTGCGCACGGGGCTGACCGACAACTTCATCGTGCTGGTGATGGCTGCATGGATTGCGGGTGTCGTTGTACCGCTGGCGCTGAAAGTTGCACTGGACCGCCTGGGCGTCCCATGGCTGTTCAGACGACCCAGCTGGTTTCGCCTTCCCCGGCGGGAACCGGCCATGACACAAACTCACGCCAACACGACCGGCAATATTCCCATGACCGGGTGA
- a CDS encoding 30S ribosomal protein S18, whose protein sequence is MIDQTAERGDRGERGDRGDRSERGERGERGDRREPPTITIRRPFFRRRKASPFAHADAPAIDYKDIKLLQRFISERGKIVPRRITAVTAKEQRALARAIKRARELALLPYVAN, encoded by the coding sequence ATGATCGATCAGACCGCAGAGCGTGGTGACCGCGGAGAGCGTGGTGATCGCGGCGACCGCAGTGAGCGCGGCGAACGTGGAGAGCGCGGCGATCGCCGGGAACCGCCGACAATCACGATCCGTCGTCCGTTCTTCCGCCGCCGCAAGGCCAGCCCGTTCGCCCATGCCGACGCACCGGCGATCGACTACAAGGACATCAAGCTCCTGCAGCGCTTCATTTCCGAGCGTGGCAAGATCGTCCCTCGCCGCATTACGGCAGTAACCGCCAAGGAACAGCGTGCGCTGGCCCGGGCGATCAAGCGTGCGCGTGAACTGGCCCTTCTCCCCTACGTCGCCAACTAG
- a CDS encoding transposase yields the protein MSKPNATNLATLGLDDLRDLVAALLERVALLEAENAALRDEIARLKGLKGRPKIKPSGMAAKAGTSTATGKRGGKGKRGGSSKASRRVPVVSEEQKLGVEAPPGSRFKGYEDFVVQDLRLESRVIRYRRERWMTPDGRTVTAPLPQGLCGHFGPELVRFIILQHVQGQVTTERLTAMLNEIGIVISKCQVIRLLNNDPGDLHDEATELFRAGLESAKWITVDDTGARHGAKNGFTTQIGDDRFTHFATTFSKSRVNFLELLRAGHGGYVLNDDAFSYMRKHALAGSVIARLEAHDTRTFADRGAFSAHLGELGIDQLDVHPDPVKIATEAALWGSIHHHGLLNDTVIVSDGAGQFRVGQHALCWVHAERLIHKLVGFNESQRRAIDLLRQLVWWFYADLKAYKQAPQRSRAAQLRARFDRIFKRKTGFATLDRLLARLHARKPELLLVLDRPEIPLHTNGSENDIRCHVTKRKISGGTWSDAGRQARDTLLGCMKTCQKLDVSFFQLLGHRLAVPYTTEIPPLAQLVTAAKV from the coding sequence ATGTCCAAGCCCAATGCCACCAACCTCGCCACACTCGGCCTTGATGATCTCCGCGATTTGGTTGCGGCGCTGCTGGAGCGCGTCGCTTTGCTGGAGGCGGAGAATGCAGCATTGCGGGATGAGATTGCCCGGCTCAAGGGGCTGAAAGGGCGGCCGAAGATCAAACCGTCGGGGATGGCAGCGAAGGCCGGAACATCGACGGCCACAGGCAAGCGAGGCGGCAAGGGCAAGCGGGGTGGTTCGTCGAAGGCCAGCCGGCGGGTTCCTGTGGTGAGCGAGGAGCAGAAGCTCGGGGTTGAGGCGCCGCCCGGCTCGCGGTTCAAGGGGTATGAGGATTTTGTCGTGCAGGATCTGCGGCTGGAGAGCCGGGTGATCCGCTATCGCCGGGAGCGCTGGATGACGCCGGACGGGCGAACGGTGACAGCGCCGTTGCCCCAGGGCTTGTGCGGGCATTTCGGGCCTGAACTGGTGCGGTTCATCATTCTGCAGCACGTCCAGGGCCAGGTCACGACGGAACGCTTGACGGCGATGCTGAACGAGATCGGCATCGTCATTTCCAAGTGCCAGGTCATCCGGCTGTTGAACAATGATCCAGGCGATTTGCATGACGAGGCCACGGAGCTGTTCCGCGCCGGTCTCGAGAGCGCGAAATGGATCACCGTCGATGACACCGGCGCCCGGCATGGCGCCAAAAACGGCTTCACCACCCAGATCGGCGATGACCGCTTCACCCACTTCGCGACGACGTTTTCCAAGAGCCGGGTGAATTTTCTCGAACTGCTGCGCGCCGGTCATGGCGGTTATGTCCTCAATGACGACGCCTTCAGCTACATGCGCAAACATGCGCTGGCGGGCTCCGTGATCGCCCGGCTGGAGGCGCATGACACCAGGACATTCGCCGATCGCGGCGCCTTCTCGGCCCATCTGGGCGAACTCGGTATCGATCAACTCGATGTTCACCCCGACCCGGTCAAAATCGCCACCGAGGCCGCACTGTGGGGCAGCATCCACCACCACGGTCTGCTGAACGATACCGTCATCGTCTCCGATGGCGCCGGACAGTTCCGCGTCGGCCAACATGCACTCTGTTGGGTTCATGCCGAGCGCCTGATCCACAAGCTCGTCGGCTTCAATGAAAGCCAAAGACGTGCCATCGATCTCCTCCGCCAGCTCGTCTGGTGGTTCTACGCCGATCTCAAGGCTTACAAACAAGCCCCGCAAAGGTCGCGAGCTGCCCAGCTCCGTGCCCGCTTCGACCGCATCTTCAAGCGCAAGACCGGTTTCGCCACCCTCGATCGCCTGCTCGCACGCCTGCATGCCCGCAAACCGGAACTCCTCCTGGTCCTCGACCGACCCGAAATCCCCCTGCACACCAACGGCTCGGAAAACGACATCCGCTGCCACGTCACCAAACGCAAGATCTCCGGCGGCACCTGGTCCGATGCCGGCCGTCAGGCACGCGATACCCTGCTCGGCTGCATGAAAACCTGCCAGAAACTCGACGTCTCCTTCTTCCAGCTCCTCGGCCACCGACTCGCCGTACCATACACGACAGAAATCCCACCACTCGCCCAGCTCGTCACCGCCGCCAAGGTCTGA
- the phaR gene encoding polyhydroxyalkanoate synthesis repressor PhaR encodes MASADDKPKRGDESSNVVAVVKKYANRRLYNTATSSYVTLDELSQMVRQGDEFVVYDAKSGDDITRSVLTQIILEEDSKGRNLLPISFLRQLIAFYDDSLHAIVPRYLEVSMENFARHQDQMRSYVEDTIGRFFPVPGMDRSAKPFEDLTRQNLAMMQNAARMFSPFADPKDETQDSTGETTSSGENDSQKEVLSNEMKELKAQLTDLQHQLDALARKNKE; translated from the coding sequence ATGGCGTCGGCGGATGACAAGCCGAAACGTGGCGACGAAAGCAGTAATGTCGTTGCCGTTGTCAAGAAGTACGCGAACCGGCGTCTTTATAATACTGCGACCAGCAGCTATGTGACACTTGACGAACTGAGTCAGATGGTTCGCCAAGGCGATGAATTTGTAGTCTATGATGCAAAGTCAGGCGACGATATCACGCGCTCCGTCCTGACCCAGATCATTCTCGAAGAGGACAGCAAGGGACGCAATCTCCTGCCGATCAGTTTCCTGCGGCAGCTTATTGCCTTTTACGATGACAGCCTTCATGCGATCGTCCCGCGCTACCTTGAGGTGTCGATGGAGAATTTCGCCCGACACCAGGATCAGATGCGCTCCTATGTGGAAGACACGATCGGACGGTTTTTCCCGGTGCCCGGCATGGACCGAAGTGCCAAGCCGTTCGAGGATCTCACCCGACAGAATCTTGCGATGATGCAGAATGCTGCCCGCATGTTCAGTCCCTTCGCCGATCCCAAGGACGAGACGCAGGACTCGACCGGCGAAACAACCTCGTCCGGAGAAAACGACAGTCAGAAGGAAGTCCTCTCCAACGAGATGAAGGAACTCAAGGCACAGCTCACCGACCTGCAACACCAGCTCGACGCTCTCGCCCGCAAGAACAAGGAGTAA
- the rpsF gene encoding 30S ribosomal protein S6, which translates to MPSYEHTFIARPDLSGTQAQTLAEELGQLIRDNGGEVKKTEYWGLRTLAYRVKKNRKGHYLHMNVEAPASTVMELERNERIHDDVIRYLTVKVEAHDENPSIFMQAKSSRDDRRRDRN; encoded by the coding sequence ATGCCGAGTTACGAGCATACTTTCATAGCGCGTCCCGATCTGTCTGGCACCCAGGCCCAGACCTTGGCCGAGGAACTTGGCCAGCTCATCAGGGACAATGGTGGCGAAGTGAAGAAGACGGAGTACTGGGGACTTCGCACCCTGGCCTACAGGGTGAAGAAGAACCGCAAGGGCCATTATCTTCACATGAACGTCGAAGCACCGGCGAGCACCGTCATGGAGCTCGAACGGAACGAGCGCATTCACGATGACGTGATCCGTTATCTTACGGTGAAGGTCGAGGCGCACGACGAAAATCCCTCCATCTTCATGCAGGCCAAGAGCAGCCGCGACGATCGTCGTCGCGACCGCAACTGA
- a CDS encoding transporter substrate-binding domain-containing protein, which produces MRIARTALVMAAAVILVTVFGPATSPARAQDAQKALSSESVIETIKQRGTIRVGLSTFVPWAMRDKNGELIGFEVDVARKLAEDMGVDIEFVPTAWDGIIPALLAGKFDVIIGGMSITPTRNLTVNFSLPYATSSLGVMASKKLAEGLAWPDDYNSPDVTFVCRRGATPCIYIQDNFPKATLRQFDDDGQTQQEVLNGNAHALVASQPEPAFIIYDNPDVAFAPTDEKIEPHSDAFALRKGDPDALNFFNNWIMINIQSGWLLDTREYWFGGRPWADQVAQ; this is translated from the coding sequence ATGCGAATTGCAAGGACGGCCCTGGTCATGGCGGCCGCGGTCATCTTGGTCACGGTATTCGGCCCGGCGACCAGCCCCGCCCGGGCGCAGGATGCCCAGAAGGCCCTGTCATCTGAAAGTGTGATCGAAACCATCAAGCAACGCGGAACGATCCGCGTCGGCCTGTCGACGTTCGTTCCATGGGCCATGCGGGACAAGAACGGAGAATTGATCGGCTTTGAAGTCGATGTCGCCAGGAAACTGGCCGAAGACATGGGTGTCGACATCGAATTCGTACCGACCGCATGGGACGGTATCATTCCAGCCCTTCTGGCAGGGAAGTTCGACGTCATCATCGGCGGCATGTCCATCACGCCCACCCGCAACCTCACCGTCAATTTCTCCCTGCCCTATGCCACATCGTCCCTGGGTGTGATGGCCAGCAAGAAACTGGCCGAAGGGTTGGCCTGGCCGGATGACTACAACAGCCCGGATGTGACATTCGTATGCCGGCGCGGCGCGACACCATGCATCTATATTCAGGACAATTTCCCCAAGGCGACCCTTCGGCAGTTCGACGATGACGGACAGACCCAGCAGGAAGTGCTGAACGGCAACGCCCATGCGCTGGTCGCCTCCCAACCCGAGCCGGCCTTCATCATCTATGACAATCCCGACGTCGCATTCGCTCCGACGGATGAAAAGATCGAGCCTCACAGCGATGCATTCGCGCTGCGCAAGGGAGATCCGGATGCGCTCAACTTCTTCAACAACTGGATCATGATCAACATCCAGAGCGGATGGCTGCTGGATACCCGCGAATACTGGTTCGGCGGCCGCCCCTGGGCCGACCAGGTCGCCCAGTAG
- a CDS encoding HIT domain-containing protein — translation MSDFTIDPRLLDGSDPVGDWPLCHIRFKDDARWHWLLLIPRIAGLRDYGDLCDADYHQLMLETRRADAVLASIARPHKRNIAMIGNVVAQMHVHVIGRNVGDAAWPTPVWCSGPGPLRDAEERTVLCQGYRTALG, via the coding sequence ATGAGCGATTTTACCATCGACCCCCGCCTGCTGGATGGCAGCGATCCGGTTGGCGACTGGCCGCTGTGCCATATCCGCTTCAAGGACGATGCCCGCTGGCACTGGCTGCTGCTCATCCCCCGTATTGCCGGTCTGCGCGACTACGGCGATCTGTGTGACGCTGATTATCATCAGCTCATGCTCGAAACCCGTCGCGCCGATGCGGTGTTGGCGAGCATTGCCCGTCCGCACAAGCGCAACATCGCAATGATCGGAAATGTGGTGGCGCAAATGCATGTCCATGTCATTGGCCGCAATGTCGGTGACGCCGCCTGGCCCACTCCCGTCTGGTGCTCCGGTCCGGGGCCACTCCGCGATGCTGAAGAGCGCACTGTCTTGTGCCAAGGTTATCGAACGGCACTCGGCTGA
- the rplI gene encoding 50S ribosomal protein L9: protein MQVILLERVAKLGQMGEIVNVRPGFARNFLIPKGKALRATGEAMQRFEAQRAELEANNQERREHALTMRGDVDGKSVVILRQASESAQLYGSVTPRDIVEALAEGGIELNRQQIRLEQPIKTTGIHTVAVELHPEVEVQIQVNVARSREEADIQAGLAPDVEPEREEEVKDDNEPDPRLANFDMLDED from the coding sequence ATGCAGGTCATCCTTCTCGAGCGGGTCGCAAAACTGGGTCAGATGGGCGAAATCGTCAATGTCCGCCCGGGTTTCGCGCGCAATTTCCTCATCCCGAAGGGCAAGGCCCTGCGCGCTACCGGAGAAGCCATGCAGCGCTTCGAAGCACAGCGTGCCGAACTTGAGGCCAACAATCAGGAACGCCGAGAGCATGCCCTGACAATGCGCGGCGACGTCGACGGCAAGTCTGTCGTCATCCTTCGCCAGGCCAGCGAGAGCGCGCAGCTCTATGGTTCGGTGACCCCGCGTGACATTGTCGAGGCGCTGGCAGAAGGCGGTATCGAGCTCAACCGTCAGCAGATCCGGCTTGAACAGCCGATCAAGACAACCGGGATTCATACGGTTGCCGTTGAGCTTCATCCTGAAGTCGAAGTTCAAATCCAGGTGAATGTCGCCCGGTCGCGCGAGGAAGCCGACATTCAGGCGGGTCTCGCACCGGACGTCGAGCCTGAACGCGAAGAAGAGGTCAAGGACGACAACGAACCTGATCCCCGGCTGGCAAATTTCGACATGCTGGACGAAGACTGA
- a CDS encoding polyhydroxybutyrate depolymerase has product MLHAIAASLALLILTLMTGSAKAEDVDDLPCQPARPCPVEDGDYLLRFPSDWDGRSRLPAVLFFHGYNSSARTTFDSSSLRREFADHGYLVIAPDGARRAPDRPRGWPSMPLGNGVRDDLAFTDHVMADLRRRVPLDDEHILVGGFSSGGSMAWYLACYRGSRYAGFVSIAGGLRNPHPEGACPDGPVRMFHIHGFTDPTVPLEGRRIGPWHQGDVFMSLDLLRHTNGCHSQPDRFEMGETYRCRIWDTCSSGDDIRLCLHDGGHMLPPDWASMARNWFESPTEPPAAN; this is encoded by the coding sequence ATGCTCCATGCAATAGCTGCCAGCCTTGCACTTCTCATCCTGACACTCATGACCGGATCGGCAAAGGCCGAGGATGTGGACGATCTGCCCTGCCAGCCGGCCCGGCCCTGTCCTGTCGAGGATGGCGACTATCTCCTGAGGTTTCCATCAGACTGGGACGGAAGGTCTCGCCTCCCGGCGGTGCTGTTCTTCCACGGATACAATTCGTCAGCCAGAACGACCTTCGACAGCAGCTCCTTACGCCGCGAATTTGCCGATCACGGCTATCTCGTCATCGCGCCCGATGGTGCCCGGCGCGCGCCTGACCGTCCGCGAGGATGGCCATCCATGCCGCTGGGCAACGGAGTGCGCGATGACCTTGCCTTCACCGACCACGTGATGGCCGACCTTCGCAGACGCGTTCCTCTCGATGACGAGCATATCCTCGTCGGCGGCTTTTCCTCGGGCGGATCGATGGCCTGGTACCTCGCGTGTTATCGCGGATCACGATATGCGGGATTCGTGTCGATTGCCGGCGGTCTGCGCAATCCGCACCCCGAAGGCGCCTGCCCCGATGGTCCCGTCCGCATGTTCCATATCCACGGTTTCACCGACCCGACAGTCCCGCTTGAAGGTCGCAGGATCGGCCCCTGGCATCAGGGTGACGTCTTCATGTCGCTCGACCTGCTGCGCCATACCAATGGCTGCCACTCGCAACCCGACCGGTTCGAGATGGGCGAGACCTACCGCTGCCGCATCTGGGACACCTGCAGCAGCGGCGATGATATCCGCCTCTGCCTGCATGACGGCGGTCACATGCTGCCGCCGGACTGGGCATCGATGGCCCGAAACTGGTTCGAAAGTCCCACGGAGCCTCCCGCCGCGAACTGA
- a CDS encoding amino acid ABC transporter permease, translating into MLLVERHQWQVRPRGVVSSSPIVGNRVTGDDNLDKATYRPPPGGTGAARWQRRTTDILAFIAGCGLLAWAIWLGAGNMSYNWQWYRVPRYIYRVIDGEIIWGPLARGFIVTLEITLWGSILALAVGLVTALLRLSRSAAGHAIATIYLETVRNTPLLVQMYLFYFVLSPILGIERFWTGVICLAFFEASFIAEIIRGGILSVPRGQWEGAAALGLRPWQVQARVVLPQAIPIMLPPLTSAIVNLIKDSAIVSTIAIFDLTTEGRNVVADTFMSFEIWFTVAAIYLVLTISLSLLAAWLERRSLAQMN; encoded by the coding sequence ATGCTACTGGTCGAGCGTCATCAGTGGCAGGTGCGGCCTCGCGGGGTCGTTTCATCCAGCCCAATCGTTGGAAATCGGGTGACCGGCGACGACAACCTCGACAAGGCCACGTACCGGCCGCCTCCAGGCGGGACCGGAGCGGCGCGGTGGCAGCGCCGGACCACCGACATTCTTGCATTCATCGCCGGGTGTGGATTGCTGGCATGGGCCATATGGCTCGGTGCCGGCAATATGAGCTACAATTGGCAGTGGTATCGCGTGCCGCGCTATATCTATCGGGTCATCGATGGCGAGATCATCTGGGGCCCCCTTGCCAGGGGCTTCATCGTCACCCTCGAGATCACCCTGTGGGGCAGTATCCTTGCACTGGCCGTCGGCCTGGTCACGGCCCTGTTGCGGCTGTCGCGTTCGGCAGCCGGCCATGCCATCGCGACGATCTACCTTGAGACCGTGCGCAATACGCCCCTCCTCGTGCAGATGTACCTGTTCTACTTCGTTCTTTCGCCCATACTGGGCATAGAACGGTTCTGGACCGGCGTGATCTGCCTGGCCTTCTTCGAGGCCTCGTTCATTGCGGAGATCATCCGCGGAGGCATTCTTTCCGTTCCACGCGGGCAATGGGAAGGCGCCGCAGCGCTTGGCCTGCGCCCCTGGCAGGTCCAGGCACGCGTGGTCCTGCCACAGGCCATTCCGATCATGCTGCCTCCACTGACCAGCGCCATCGTCAACCTGATCAAGGATTCGGCCATCGTCTCGACCATCGCCATCTTCGACCTGACGACCGAAGGGCGCAACGTCGTCGCCGACACCTTCATGAGCTTCGAGATCTGGTTCACGGTCGCGGCCATCTACCTCGTGCTGACCATCAGCCTGTCGCTTCTGGCGGCATGGCTTGAGCGGCGCAGCCTCGCGCAGATGAACTGA
- the tnpA gene encoding IS200/IS605 family transposase yields MDTYQSLSHSVWDCKYHVVFIPKCRRKTLYTGLRPHLGVVFRQLAKQKESKVIEGHLLPDHVHMMLAIPPKYAVSNVVGFIKGKSAIHLARVYGERRRNFVGQHFWARGYFVSTVGRDETVIRDYIRNQEKEDRRLDQLALLP; encoded by the coding sequence ATGGACACGTATCAGAGCCTAAGTCACAGCGTTTGGGACTGCAAATATCATGTCGTCTTTATCCCGAAATGCCGACGCAAGACGCTGTATACAGGCCTGCGCCCACATCTCGGCGTGGTTTTTCGACAGCTAGCCAAACAAAAGGAGAGCAAGGTCATAGAAGGTCATCTGCTACCGGATCACGTCCACATGATGCTCGCCATTCCCCCCAAATATGCTGTCTCCAATGTCGTCGGCTTCATCAAAGGGAAGAGCGCCATTCACTTAGCCCGTGTTTATGGCGAACGCCGACGCAATTTCGTTGGCCAACATTTCTGGGCAAGGGGATATTTTGTCAGCACGGTCGGGCGAGACGAAACGGTCATCCGCGACTACATTCGCAATCAGGAGAAGGAAGATCGCCGGCTCGATCAACTCGCGCTGTTACCCTGA
- a CDS encoding amino acid ABC transporter permease, with translation MYPDPDRPRTVGKLDILILAVIAAAAVFVWYRVADVLVYRWNWSFLPQVLVRHDDRLGLWVPNLLLEGLLTTLRISMWSMLIASLFGIALGVMATMQRLFPRMVAFTYVGLIRNIPPLVFIFVFYFFISSQIVPALGLDSWARDLGHVGHWIINILLGPGELFENLVSGVLCLAMFEAAYICEIVRAGIRSVPDSQREAASSLGLGRWQAFRLVVLPQALRAVMPPMANQFIMLVKNSAIMSLISVQELTFTGTEVAVSTNRRFEAWIVVAVMYFLLCYGLALLFAYLERRSRLSAR, from the coding sequence ATGTATCCCGATCCCGACAGACCGCGAACCGTCGGCAAGCTCGATATCCTCATCCTCGCCGTCATTGCGGCTGCCGCGGTGTTCGTATGGTACCGGGTCGCCGATGTCCTGGTGTATCGCTGGAACTGGAGCTTCCTGCCTCAGGTGCTGGTTCGCCATGACGACCGGCTGGGATTGTGGGTGCCCAATCTCCTGCTTGAGGGACTGCTGACCACCTTGCGGATCTCGATGTGGTCGATGCTCATCGCGAGCCTGTTCGGCATTGCCCTGGGAGTGATGGCCACCATGCAGCGCCTGTTTCCGCGAATGGTCGCCTTCACTTATGTTGGACTGATCCGCAATATTCCCCCATTGGTGTTCATCTTCGTTTTCTATTTTTTCATTTCGTCGCAGATCGTTCCAGCACTTGGTCTCGACAGCTGGGCACGCGACCTGGGCCACGTGGGACACTGGATCATCAACATCCTCCTGGGCCCGGGTGAACTGTTCGAGAATCTGGTCTCCGGCGTGCTCTGCCTGGCGATGTTCGAGGCGGCCTATATCTGCGAGATCGTCCGCGCGGGCATCCGGTCGGTTCCGGACAGCCAGCGCGAAGCGGCATCGAGTCTGGGGCTGGGCCGCTGGCAGGCCTTCCGCCTGGTCGTCCTTCCTCAGGCACTGCGCGCCGTCATGCCGCCCATGGCCAACCAGTTCATCATGCTGGTCAAGAACAGTGCCATCATGTCCCTGATATCCGTACAGGAATTGACCTTCACCGGCACAGAGGTCGCAGTCTCGACCAATCGCCGGTTCGAGGCCTGGATTGTCGTGGCGGTCATGTATTTCCTGCTATGCTACGGTCTCGCCCTGTTGTTCGCTTACCTCGAACGGCGCTCACGCCTCTCGGCACGCTGA